The following proteins come from a genomic window of Ailuropoda melanoleuca isolate Jingjing chromosome 2, ASM200744v2, whole genome shotgun sequence:
- the FAM124B gene encoding protein FAM124B isoform X2, protein MLQCGMDGTPEPLAMTVHLLAHSGHGLLLQQTLDQLLDCICPDVRPFLVSERVSPVKCYDKCHSKRSRFPGMSVLLFLHESLGEERLFRVLDSLQHWPWQCYPAPNAQGRPCPYVLANQELYSLDSQMPVWGVRQVCCGIQILRVTVYCSFDNYEDAIRLYELILQKEATARKSNFCFFVLHATERFALQFSLEQLPLGMSVEPKESSVLQFKVQEIGQLVPLLPHPCVPISRTRWQTQDYDGNKILLQVQLNPGLGVRNGELSFLNGTSGADTLPQGSRLVPVSTRRTLEPRCRRSRSRRLKVGSLDFPEPAESPVSDNFSGKSWKSPGCSSQDWSSTMGIRMHPPSPHLQPGAREKVLSPQDSFEKLEAETNVDTGCTVVNSEPRQSFLSRFSRDLRTSQPPPRLLDPSLGVTASKNNRIFKARTHSSSLAGQRDLGARKIISKCPLHLLVQGEEKEEEFFI, encoded by the exons ATGTT GCAGTGCGGAATGGACGGGACACCGGAGCCTCTGGCCATGACCGTCCACCTCCTCGCCCACTCTGGCCATGGCTTGCTTCTGCAGCAAACTCTGGATCAGCTCCTGGACTGCATTTGCCCAGACGTCCGTCCCTTTCTGGTGTCAGAGCGGGTCAGTCCAGTGAAATGCTATGACAAGTGCCACTCCAAGCGCTCCCGGTTCCCGGGGATGTCTGTCTTGCTCTTCCTGCACGAGAGCCTGGGAGAGGAGCGGCTATTTCGCGTTCTTGACTCCCTCCAGCACTGGCCGTGGCAGTGCTACCCCGCCCCGAATGCTCAGGGGAGGCCGTGTCCCTACGTTCTTGCCAACCAGGAGCTCTACAGTCTGGACAGCCAGATGCCGGTCTGGGGTGTGCGGCAGGTGTGCTGCGGCATCCAGATCCTGAGGGTGACGGTCTACTGCAGCTTTGATAACTACGAGGATGCCATCAGACTCTATGAGTTGATCCTGCAGAAGGAAGCCACCGCGCGGAAGAGCAACTTCTGTTTCTTCGTGCTCCATGCCACCGAGCGCTTCGCTCTGCAGTTCTCCCTGGAGCAGCTGCCCCTCGGAATGTCAGTGGAGCCCAAGGAGTCTTCAGTGCTGCAGTTCAAGGTTCAAGAGATCGGCCAGCTGGTGCCTCTGCTACCCCACCCGTGCGTCCCCATCAGCCGCACCAGGTGGCAAACACAGGACTACGATGGCAACAAGATCCTGCTTCAG GTCCAATTGAATCCAGGACTTGGTGTCAGGAATGGCGAGCTTTCCTTTCTGAATGGCACCTCGGGAGCTGACACACTTCCCCAGGGCTCCCGGCTGGTCCCTGTCTCCACAAGGAGGACCCTGGAGCCAAGATGCCGAAGGAGCCGGTCCAGAAGGCTCAAGGTGGGTTCTCTGGATTTCCCGGAGCCTGCtgagagccctgtgtcagacaaCTTTAGTGGCAAATCGTGGAAAAGCCCTGGCTGCTCGTCCCAGGACTGGAGCTCCACCATGGGCATCCGGATGCATCcgccttctccccacctccaacctGGGGCCAGAGAAAAGGTCCTCAGCCCGCAAGATAGCTTTGAGAAGCTGGAGGCAGAAACAAATGTTGACACGGGGTGCACTGTGGTCAATTCTGAACCCCGACAATCTTTTCTGAGCAGATTTTCAAGGGATCTCCGGACCAGCCAGCCACCACCCCGCTTACTAGACCCCTCCTTAGGGGTAACTGCCTCCAAGAACAATAGAATCTTTAAGGCAAGGACCCATTCTTCATCACTTGCTGGCCAAAGGGATCTTGGTGCAAGGAAGATAATCTCAAAATGTCCCCTTCACCTGCTGGTCCAgggtgaagaaaaagaagaagaattcttTATATAG
- the FAM124B gene encoding protein FAM124B isoform X1 translates to MTLTPRLSRPSLRGWSGCAAAGNQEPRQCGMDGTPEPLAMTVHLLAHSGHGLLLQQTLDQLLDCICPDVRPFLVSERVSPVKCYDKCHSKRSRFPGMSVLLFLHESLGEERLFRVLDSLQHWPWQCYPAPNAQGRPCPYVLANQELYSLDSQMPVWGVRQVCCGIQILRVTVYCSFDNYEDAIRLYELILQKEATARKSNFCFFVLHATERFALQFSLEQLPLGMSVEPKESSVLQFKVQEIGQLVPLLPHPCVPISRTRWQTQDYDGNKILLQVQLNPGLGVRNGELSFLNGTSGADTLPQGSRLVPVSTRRTLEPRCRRSRSRRLKVGSLDFPEPAESPVSDNFSGKSWKSPGCSSQDWSSTMGIRMHPPSPHLQPGAREKVLSPQDSFEKLEAETNVDTGCTVVNSEPRQSFLSRFSRDLRTSQPPPRLLDPSLGVTASKNNRIFKARTHSSSLAGQRDLGARKIISKCPLHLLVQGEEKEEEFFI, encoded by the exons ATGACATTGACCCCGAGGCTGTCGCGCCCCAGTTTGCGTGGATGGTCTGGCTGTGCGGCCGCTGGCAACCAGGAGCCCAG GCAGTGCGGAATGGACGGGACACCGGAGCCTCTGGCCATGACCGTCCACCTCCTCGCCCACTCTGGCCATGGCTTGCTTCTGCAGCAAACTCTGGATCAGCTCCTGGACTGCATTTGCCCAGACGTCCGTCCCTTTCTGGTGTCAGAGCGGGTCAGTCCAGTGAAATGCTATGACAAGTGCCACTCCAAGCGCTCCCGGTTCCCGGGGATGTCTGTCTTGCTCTTCCTGCACGAGAGCCTGGGAGAGGAGCGGCTATTTCGCGTTCTTGACTCCCTCCAGCACTGGCCGTGGCAGTGCTACCCCGCCCCGAATGCTCAGGGGAGGCCGTGTCCCTACGTTCTTGCCAACCAGGAGCTCTACAGTCTGGACAGCCAGATGCCGGTCTGGGGTGTGCGGCAGGTGTGCTGCGGCATCCAGATCCTGAGGGTGACGGTCTACTGCAGCTTTGATAACTACGAGGATGCCATCAGACTCTATGAGTTGATCCTGCAGAAGGAAGCCACCGCGCGGAAGAGCAACTTCTGTTTCTTCGTGCTCCATGCCACCGAGCGCTTCGCTCTGCAGTTCTCCCTGGAGCAGCTGCCCCTCGGAATGTCAGTGGAGCCCAAGGAGTCTTCAGTGCTGCAGTTCAAGGTTCAAGAGATCGGCCAGCTGGTGCCTCTGCTACCCCACCCGTGCGTCCCCATCAGCCGCACCAGGTGGCAAACACAGGACTACGATGGCAACAAGATCCTGCTTCAG GTCCAATTGAATCCAGGACTTGGTGTCAGGAATGGCGAGCTTTCCTTTCTGAATGGCACCTCGGGAGCTGACACACTTCCCCAGGGCTCCCGGCTGGTCCCTGTCTCCACAAGGAGGACCCTGGAGCCAAGATGCCGAAGGAGCCGGTCCAGAAGGCTCAAGGTGGGTTCTCTGGATTTCCCGGAGCCTGCtgagagccctgtgtcagacaaCTTTAGTGGCAAATCGTGGAAAAGCCCTGGCTGCTCGTCCCAGGACTGGAGCTCCACCATGGGCATCCGGATGCATCcgccttctccccacctccaacctGGGGCCAGAGAAAAGGTCCTCAGCCCGCAAGATAGCTTTGAGAAGCTGGAGGCAGAAACAAATGTTGACACGGGGTGCACTGTGGTCAATTCTGAACCCCGACAATCTTTTCTGAGCAGATTTTCAAGGGATCTCCGGACCAGCCAGCCACCACCCCGCTTACTAGACCCCTCCTTAGGGGTAACTGCCTCCAAGAACAATAGAATCTTTAAGGCAAGGACCCATTCTTCATCACTTGCTGGCCAAAGGGATCTTGGTGCAAGGAAGATAATCTCAAAATGTCCCCTTCACCTGCTGGTCCAgggtgaagaaaaagaagaagaattcttTATATAG